One stretch of Nitratiruptor tergarcus DSM 16512 DNA includes these proteins:
- a CDS encoding molybdopterin synthase catalytic subunit — protein MLELYPGELNVDKIFSKWRRWGEDKNYGAFITFVGTVREENGIEALSFDVYKPILQRWFEAWQQRAQQRGAYLKMAHSIGNVPIHTSSYMAAVFSPKRRVALELIEEFVEDFKANAPIWKYDVKNGERIYARDRSHKIEGSGLLDSL, from the coding sequence ATGCTTGAACTCTATCCCGGTGAGTTAAATGTTGATAAAATCTTCAGTAAATGGCGCAGGTGGGGCGAAGATAAAAACTATGGTGCTTTTATCACTTTCGTAGGGACTGTAAGAGAAGAAAATGGCATTGAGGCTTTGAGCTTTGATGTATATAAGCCGATATTGCAGCGTTGGTTTGAAGCGTGGCAGCAAAGAGCACAGCAAAGAGGCGCTTATCTTAAAATGGCCCACTCCATTGGTAATGTCCCTATCCATACATCCAGTTATATGGCTGCGGTTTTTAGTCCCAAAAGGCGTGTTGCATTAGAGCTTATAGAAGAGTTTGTAGAAGATTTCAAAGCTAATGCTCCTATTTGGAAATATGATGTAAAAAACGGTGAGAGAATCTATGCGCGAGACCGCAGCCACAAAATTGAAGGAAGCGGTCTTTTAGATAGCCTCTAG
- a CDS encoding MoaD/ThiS family protein encodes MVTVEFLGPIAKEPLQVEAKNLREVAQILQKDSEIKKWLGECAVAVNDKIVKTLDIELKDGDKVSLLPPVCGG; translated from the coding sequence ATGGTTACAGTTGAGTTTTTGGGGCCTATTGCTAAAGAGCCCCTGCAGGTAGAAGCGAAAAATTTGCGTGAAGTTGCACAAATTTTGCAAAAAGATAGTGAAATAAAGAAGTGGCTGGGTGAATGTGCAGTTGCGGTGAATGATAAGATTGTCAAAACCCTTGATATCGAGCTTAAAGATGGGGACAAGGTTTCATTGCTACCCCCAGTTTGTGGAGGATAA